The proteins below are encoded in one region of Desulfuromonadaceae bacterium:
- a CDS encoding phosphatase — MHKKFSPTVDLHVHTVASGHAYSTISEIAAEASRKGLQGVGMTDHGPMIPGGPHLYHFLALRFLPATLSGVRILKGAEANIVGIGMIDLPQEITTQLDVVMAGFHEECGFGNQGKKENTRALLAVMENPHVKIITHPGNPLFPLDYKRVVQQAVATGTALEINNASFSLSRCGSSPNCREIIRLCAHYEAPVALGSDAHFSQGVGEFAEALQMISAGGIHPEQIVNLTLESTLRFLGLRS; from the coding sequence ATGCACAAAAAGTTCTCACCCACCGTTGATCTGCACGTCCACACCGTTGCGTCCGGGCATGCCTACAGCACGATCAGCGAGATTGCCGCCGAAGCCTCCAGAAAAGGGCTCCAGGGGGTCGGCATGACCGACCATGGACCGATGATTCCGGGTGGCCCGCACCTCTACCATTTTCTCGCTCTCCGCTTTCTCCCCGCCACGCTGTCGGGAGTGCGTATTCTGAAAGGTGCTGAAGCGAATATTGTCGGCATCGGCATGATCGATCTGCCACAGGAGATCACGACTCAACTGGACGTGGTGATGGCCGGCTTCCATGAGGAGTGCGGCTTCGGCAATCAAGGCAAGAAAGAAAATACACGCGCGCTGCTCGCGGTGATGGAAAATCCCCACGTCAAGATCATCACCCATCCGGGCAATCCGCTCTTCCCCCTTGATTATAAACGGGTTGTGCAACAGGCCGTTGCCACGGGCACGGCGCTGGAAATCAACAATGCGTCGTTTTCCCTCAGCCGTTGTGGCAGCTCGCCAAATTGTCGTGAGATTATCCGGCTTTGCGCACACTATGAAGCGCCGGTCGCGCTTGGCAGCGATGCGCATTTTTCGCAGGGTGTCGGTGAATTTGCCGAGGCACTGCAGATGATCAGCGCGGGGGGCATCCACCCGGAGCAGATTGTCAATTTGACACTGGAATCAACGTTGCGTTTTCTTGGGCTACGGAGTTAA
- a CDS encoding SDR family oxidoreductase → MKTHPPLPILLLGATGYIGSRLVPRLLDAGYAVRAMVRNPEKLAGRPWANHPQLEIVRGDLFDLSSLDAACKGCQAAFYLVHSMNPEVSDFASADLEAAQNFAYSSAKAGLEQIIYLSGLGDDSTPLSHHLRSRTETGEELRRGSVPVTILRAAMIIGSGSASFEILRYLVERLPIMITPRWVQTRCQPIAVRNVLYYLIGCLKQPETRGETFDIGCDEILDYRMLMRIYAEEAGLPRRLILPVPFLTPRLSSYWIHLVTPVPAALAKPLAEGLSCPVLVQDRRIRDLIPQEIFSCRTAIRLALERIREQHIESAWYDAGQLPPVEWINHGDPTWAGGAMYVDAREVVLEASALQVWETLSRIGGENGWFFADWLWRLRGLLDKLVGGVGLRRGRRDPQQLAVGDALDFWRVARVDEARRLMLVAEMKLPGEAILTFELHENGASTRLVQRAWFHPQGLLGMIYWWLVVPLHHFVFNGMLKGIAEDCAGKIVTGPTKISE, encoded by the coding sequence ATGAAAACTCACCCTCCCCTGCCAATTCTTCTCCTCGGTGCCACCGGCTATATTGGCAGTCGTCTGGTTCCACGCCTGCTCGACGCCGGTTATGCGGTGCGTGCCATGGTTCGCAATCCCGAGAAGCTGGCCGGTCGGCCTTGGGCCAATCACCCGCAACTGGAAATTGTGCGCGGCGATCTGTTTGATCTGTCAAGCCTCGACGCCGCCTGCAAGGGGTGCCAGGCCGCCTTCTATCTGGTTCACTCCATGAACCCCGAAGTCAGCGATTTCGCCTCTGCTGATCTCGAAGCGGCACAAAATTTTGCCTATTCGTCCGCGAAAGCCGGGCTTGAACAGATCATTTACCTTTCAGGGTTGGGGGACGACTCCACCCCCTTGAGCCATCACCTGCGTTCCCGCACCGAAACCGGCGAAGAACTGCGCCGTGGATCTGTTCCGGTGACAATTTTGCGGGCAGCGATGATTATCGGCTCGGGGAGTGCCTCCTTCGAGATTCTGCGTTACCTGGTTGAGCGCCTGCCAATCATGATCACACCCCGCTGGGTACAGACCCGCTGCCAGCCGATCGCAGTGCGTAATGTTCTGTACTATCTCATTGGTTGTCTTAAACAGCCTGAAACCCGTGGCGAGACCTTTGATATCGGCTGTGATGAGATCCTCGACTACCGCATGCTGATGCGCATCTATGCCGAAGAAGCCGGCTTGCCGCGACGGCTGATTCTGCCGGTCCCTTTTCTCACCCCGCGCCTCAGCTCCTACTGGATCCATCTGGTTACGCCGGTGCCGGCTGCGCTTGCCAAACCCCTTGCCGAAGGGCTGAGCTGCCCGGTTCTGGTGCAAGACAGGCGGATTCGCGACCTGATTCCGCAGGAAATTTTCAGCTGTCGTACCGCGATCCGTCTCGCCCTCGAACGGATTCGTGAACAGCATATCGAAAGTGCCTGGTACGATGCCGGACAGCTCCCCCCGGTGGAATGGATCAACCACGGCGACCCGACCTGGGCGGGTGGCGCCATGTACGTTGATGCGCGGGAAGTGGTGCTGGAAGCTTCTGCCCTGCAAGTCTGGGAAACTCTCAGCCGCATCGGCGGTGAAAATGGTTGGTTTTTCGCCGACTGGCTCTGGCGTCTGCGCGGACTGCTCGACAAACTCGTCGGCGGGGTGGGCTTACGTCGTGGTCGGCGTGACCCGCAACAACTGGCAGTCGGCGATGCTCTTGACTTCTGGCGGGTGGCGCGGGTCGATGAAGCCCGGCGACTGATGCTGGTGGCCGAAATGAAATTGCCGGGTGAAGCCATTCTGACCTTCGAGCTGCACGAAAATGGTGCTTCGACACGCCTGGTTCAGCGAGCCTGGTTTCATCCGCAGGGTCTGCTCGGCATGATCTACTGGTGGCTGGTGGTCCCGCTGCATCACTTCGTCTTCAATGGTATGCTCAAGGGGATCGCCGAAGACTGCGCGGGAAAAATCGTCACCGGCCCCACGAAAATATCCGAATGA
- a CDS encoding TIGR03960 family B12-binding radical SAM protein, translated as MTLNTSNEFLPKVERPSRYLGGELGAVSKDPATVDISMALAFPDVYEIGMSHLGLAVLYQLLNDIDWIAAERVYSPWPDLETQLRASGDVLRALESERPLRDFDIIGFTLQYELSYTNILTILDLAGIPRRRDRRFADLPLIVAGGPCAFNPEPLADFCDCFIIGDGEEAVVELCSAVRESRRIDEGRGALLTRLSRIEGCYVPELFTVSFGASGQQTAITPLRDDYRQVRRRFLADLENAPWPTRPVVPFTAAVHDRVAIEIARGCTRGCRFCQAGYIYRPVRERSPERIAQLANAALHNSGHCELSLLSLSSGDYSSIEALLHGLMDRYRHERVAVSLPSLRVGSLTPELMEEIKKVRKTGFTLAPEAGSERLRQVINKGISAADLVTATSAAYQLGWRTIKLYFMLGLPTETDADLDAIIDLSAQVKRSGKGTAGGADANVAVSTFVPKPHTPFQWEAQLDVAETIRRQRYVRDGLRNKKLRLKWHEAEMSFLEGVFARGDRRLAAVLERAVDLGCRFDGWRDHFRFDLWQQAFTEAGIDAAFYLRQRDEDEVLPWDHIDCGIPKAFLLDERHKAFALEYTPDCRGGACSGCGVCDFETLRMRLVENSELSAPPEQPLLPVLVDGEEERHKVRLRLAKRGKARFVGHLEFMTAIHRAARRSGLPVRFSQGFHPAPRISFGDALSLGIESEAELIDFELTEERTPQCVAAALGAQLPPGFHVLDAQALVPGAPSPGAAIAASIYEVTLAAPATGLAERVAAFVAATAVEVDRPKKQGTVRVDIRPAVMAIDVTAGRLRITLRKGSPLVLLAHLFGLELEDARRLPICKVDIISND; from the coding sequence ATGACTCTCAACACCAGCAACGAATTTCTCCCTAAGGTTGAGCGCCCGTCCCGTTATCTCGGTGGGGAACTCGGTGCCGTGAGCAAAGACCCCGCGACCGTCGATATCAGTATGGCATTGGCGTTCCCCGATGTCTACGAAATCGGCATGAGCCATCTGGGACTGGCGGTGCTTTATCAGCTACTGAATGATATCGACTGGATCGCCGCAGAACGGGTTTATTCTCCCTGGCCTGACCTGGAAACACAGCTGCGTGCATCGGGTGACGTGTTGCGCGCGCTGGAGTCGGAACGTCCGTTACGTGATTTTGATATCATCGGTTTTACCCTCCAGTACGAGCTGAGCTATACGAATATCCTGACCATCCTTGATCTGGCCGGGATTCCCCGGCGGCGCGATCGACGCTTTGCCGACCTGCCATTGATTGTCGCCGGTGGCCCCTGTGCCTTCAACCCTGAACCGCTGGCTGATTTCTGCGACTGTTTTATTATCGGTGATGGTGAAGAAGCGGTCGTTGAGCTGTGCAGTGCGGTGCGTGAGTCTCGCCGCATTGATGAAGGGCGCGGTGCGCTGCTCACCAGACTCAGCCGGATTGAAGGCTGTTATGTTCCGGAACTCTTTACTGTCAGTTTTGGCGCCAGCGGACAACAGACGGCGATCACCCCGTTACGGGATGATTATCGGCAGGTGCGGCGCCGTTTTCTGGCCGATCTCGAAAATGCCCCCTGGCCAACCCGACCGGTAGTGCCCTTTACTGCGGCGGTTCACGATCGGGTCGCGATCGAAATTGCCCGGGGTTGCACGCGTGGTTGTCGTTTCTGCCAGGCCGGCTACATTTACCGACCGGTTCGCGAACGGAGCCCGGAGCGGATCGCCCAGCTGGCGAACGCTGCGTTGCATAATTCAGGGCACTGTGAATTGTCGCTGTTGTCGTTGTCGAGCGGTGATTACAGCTCTATTGAAGCGTTGCTGCACGGGCTGATGGATCGCTATCGGCATGAGCGGGTTGCTGTTTCTCTCCCCAGCTTGCGGGTGGGGTCGCTGACACCGGAGCTGATGGAAGAGATCAAAAAAGTCCGCAAAACCGGCTTTACCCTGGCTCCGGAGGCGGGGAGTGAACGCCTGCGTCAGGTGATCAACAAGGGAATCAGCGCCGCCGATCTGGTGACCGCCACGAGCGCAGCGTATCAACTTGGCTGGCGGACAATCAAGCTCTATTTCATGCTCGGCCTGCCGACCGAGACGGACGCTGATCTTGATGCCATCATCGATCTGTCAGCGCAGGTCAAGCGCAGCGGCAAAGGAACCGCCGGTGGGGCTGATGCGAACGTTGCGGTCTCGACCTTTGTGCCGAAACCGCACACACCCTTTCAGTGGGAAGCGCAACTTGATGTCGCCGAAACAATCCGGCGTCAACGCTATGTGCGTGATGGCCTGCGTAATAAAAAATTACGTCTCAAATGGCACGAAGCCGAGATGTCTTTCCTCGAAGGCGTCTTTGCGCGTGGCGACCGACGTCTCGCTGCCGTGCTTGAGCGTGCTGTCGATCTCGGCTGCCGTTTTGACGGCTGGCGCGACCACTTTCGTTTTGACCTCTGGCAACAAGCCTTTACCGAAGCGGGGATCGACGCGGCCTTTTATCTGCGCCAGCGCGACGAAGATGAAGTGCTCCCCTGGGATCACATCGATTGTGGTATTCCGAAAGCATTTTTACTGGATGAACGCCACAAGGCGTTTGCCCTGGAATATACCCCCGATTGTCGTGGCGGCGCGTGTTCCGGATGCGGGGTGTGCGACTTTGAAACCCTGCGCATGCGTTTGGTCGAGAATTCCGAACTGTCAGCCCCGCCGGAGCAACCACTCTTGCCTGTCCTGGTTGATGGCGAAGAGGAGCGGCACAAGGTGCGACTGCGGTTGGCAAAACGGGGCAAGGCCCGCTTTGTCGGTCACCTTGAATTCATGACCGCGATCCACCGGGCAGCACGCCGGTCCGGTTTGCCGGTACGTTTTTCTCAAGGATTCCATCCCGCGCCGCGCATTTCTTTCGGCGATGCCCTGTCCCTCGGGATCGAAAGCGAAGCCGAACTGATTGACTTTGAACTCACCGAAGAGCGGACCCCGCAGTGTGTTGCTGCGGCGCTCGGTGCGCAATTGCCACCAGGATTTCATGTCCTTGACGCGCAGGCTTTGGTGCCGGGGGCGCCGTCTCCGGGGGCGGCCATCGCGGCAAGTATTTACGAGGTAACGCTCGCTGCACCGGCGACCGGGTTGGCGGAACGGGTGGCCGCTTTTGTCGCCGCCACCGCTGTGGAGGTTGACCGACCCAAAAAACAGGGAACGGTACGGGTCGATATCCGCCCGGCAGTGATGGCTATTGACGTCACCGCCGGGCGGCTGCGGATCACCTTGCGCAAAGGAAGTCCGCTAGTGCTGCTCGCCCATCTTTTCGGGCTGGAGCTTGAAGACGCCCGGCGGCTGCCGATTTGCAAGGTGGATATTATCTCTAACGACTGA